From one Bacteroidota bacterium genomic stretch:
- a CDS encoding GxxExxY protein codes for MSTNELTHKIIGCAMKVHSALGPGLLESAYQECLLFELRQEGLFVEKERAFPLVYHDVKLDCGYRIDLLVENQVVVEIKAVEGLTDVHTAQVLTYLKLSKCRVGLLINFNVAHLKEGLRRFAL; via the coding sequence ATTTCTACGAACGAACTCACGCACAAGATCATCGGATGCGCAATGAAAGTACATTCTGCATTGGGACCGGGCCTGCTCGAAAGCGCATATCAAGAATGCTTACTGTTCGAGCTACGGCAGGAGGGATTGTTCGTAGAAAAGGAGCGAGCGTTCCCGTTAGTGTATCACGATGTGAAATTAGATTGTGGATACCGCATCGATTTGCTTGTTGAAAATCAGGTTGTAGTCGAGATCAAAGCTGTGGAGGGGTTGACGGATGTCCACACAGCGCAAGTTCTAACATACCTCAAGCTCTCAAAATGCAGAGTGGGCTTGCTTATCAATTTCAATGTGGCCCACCTTAAGGAAGGGCTGAGGCGTTTTGCACTTTGA
- a CDS encoding acyl--CoA ligase, translated as MLNGDILRKIEHARTITDPNAPAGYAGYENIGELMFKRARDYDTKPYLIYYDIDGNRREDNYKDFFMLASMCADMMRTHGVRRGDRIATIAHNHADTVVHYYAAWLMGVCVVPVSLSEDDGRISYILQNSGVKLAFIRNEYVERVAPIIAEATNVVVTMVCGSMSPKDLPKGFYSYEDELATAESIFRSEEAVTKDDEALIVYTSGTTGNPKGVVLTQYNLLIDAKGISEWHGITNSQRMMCVLPIHHVNGTIVTLVTPMYAGATVVLNQKFQSEQFFPRIESEKVNVVSVVPTLLAFLIEYYRANPQLGIPAPSGFRHIICGAGPLTVELGQQFEDLFSIPIVHGYGLSETTCYSCYLPTSLGADEHTHWMRDFGFPSIGQAIPQNEMMIADENGNELAPGERGEIAIRGFNVMKYYYNNDEANASTFSYGWFRSGDEGFYQLDAEGKKYFFITGRLKELIIRGGVNLSPLEIDEVIGRCPGVKAGIAVGFENDFYGEEVGAYVQRADGSEVSESEIITFCKEHLPFSKAPKVVIFGEELPVTSTGKYQRNKCKHLFAEWRAVQFRKERK; from the coding sequence ATGTTGAACGGGGATATCCTGAGAAAAATCGAGCATGCACGTACGATTACCGACCCAAATGCGCCGGCCGGGTATGCGGGGTATGAGAACATCGGGGAGCTGATGTTCAAGCGTGCGCGCGATTACGATACGAAGCCGTACCTTATCTATTACGATATCGATGGCAACCGCCGCGAGGACAATTATAAGGATTTCTTCATGCTCGCCTCGATGTGCGCCGACATGATGCGCACGCATGGTGTGCGCCGCGGCGACCGCATCGCAACCATCGCACATAATCATGCCGATACTGTCGTGCATTACTATGCGGCGTGGCTCATGGGCGTGTGTGTCGTGCCGGTGAGTCTTTCGGAAGACGACGGACGTATCTCATATATCCTCCAGAATAGCGGTGTAAAGCTCGCATTCATTCGAAATGAGTATGTAGAGCGTGTCGCTCCGATCATCGCCGAAGCGACGAATGTGGTCGTGACGATGGTCTGCGGCAGTATGTCCCCGAAGGATCTGCCGAAGGGTTTCTATTCGTACGAGGATGAACTTGCAACGGCAGAATCAATCTTTCGCTCCGAGGAGGCAGTGACGAAGGATGACGAGGCGCTGATCGTCTATACCAGCGGTACGACTGGCAATCCGAAAGGTGTCGTGCTGACGCAGTATAACTTGCTCATCGATGCCAAAGGCATTAGCGAATGGCATGGCATCACCAACTCGCAGCGCATGATGTGTGTGCTGCCGATCCACCACGTCAATGGTACGATCGTGACGCTCGTCACGCCGATGTACGCCGGAGCGACGGTGGTATTGAACCAGAAATTCCAATCGGAGCAATTCTTCCCACGAATCGAATCGGAGAAGGTGAACGTCGTGAGCGTCGTGCCGACGCTGTTGGCATTCCTCATCGAATACTACCGCGCCAATCCGCAGTTGGGCATCCCGGCTCCTTCTGGCTTCCGACATATCATCTGCGGTGCGGGTCCGCTCACGGTCGAACTCGGGCAGCAGTTCGAGGATCTGTTCTCTATCCCGATCGTGCACGGGTACGGCCTTTCGGAAACGACGTGTTACTCGTGCTACCTCCCGACGTCGCTCGGTGCGGATGAGCACACGCATTGGATGCGCGACTTCGGCTTCCCGTCAATTGGGCAGGCCATTCCACAGAACGAGATGATGATCGCCGATGAGAATGGGAATGAACTCGCGCCCGGCGAACGCGGCGAGATCGCCATTCGCGGGTTTAACGTGATGAAGTATTACTACAACAACGACGAGGCCAACGCAAGCACGTTTTCGTACGGCTGGTTTCGCTCTGGTGATGAAGGATTCTATCAGCTCGATGCGGAAGGGAAGAAGTACTTCTTCATTACCGGCCGTCTGAAAGAACTTATCATTCGCGGCGGAGTAAATCTCTCTCCGCTGGAGATCGACGAGGTCATCGGCCGGTGTCCGGGCGTGAAGGCGGGCATCGCCGTCGGCTTCGAGAATGATTTTTACGGCGAGGAGGTCGGTGCGTATGTACAGCGAGCGGACGGATCGGAGGTGAGCGAATCCGAGATCATTACCTTCTGCAAAGAACACCTCCCTTTTTCCAAGGCTCCGAAGGTGGTGATCTTCGGTGAAGAGCTGCCTGTGACAAGCACGGGGAAGTACCAACGTAACAAATGTAAACATCTCTTCGCTGAGTGGAGGGCCGTGCAGTTTCGCAAGGAGAGAAAATAG
- a CDS encoding BamA/TamA family outer membrane protein, translated as MRRYILVAFILIVCSAAVRPLRAQEADSAVAPAEAVDSLHHSWFYHFLFDSTFASRVPVSGDFDHIDQIVHYVGGLTVIDIAHNAFAGEIADSNCVARFVDIRCSDEQEYTEIERSADDTVDVRIYQRDRSTGGKGGKPIFEHQFTADKTDEIRIHLRGEDDYAIARGSVASSIDVAVVGGSGNDELVDSSRVSGYLWHILPIAKDQKKTYFFGEPNETNFVYSPSTVIDSKHSVFDDSDVAEPLVRDWGHAWHYHPSLGFTTDDGAITGAGGTLIEYGFRDIPSFMTMSLEGVFATKAKHYDVRLNTTFYNVLGGELLLDAHASTLGRLGFFGYGNETTLESARYDTNDYRLNERAFSFAPTYKHSIVENTSLWGSAAIRSVTVDGNPYRDSTFLKRRHDYGVGTLNTLALSYGGVFDSRNGLHAPTSGLYAAFSGEWVPEVLDNTYAYTRLHTDIRGYLTAELGTPVTLALRADVEKIFGEHPFNESAFLGSATMLRGYYRDRFAGVQSLLASADLRIQIARVHVFEPTTIGILGFIDAGRVYVDNDFSNTWHTSVGGGLWFAPVTSEHTVALTLAHSSEATQIYLTTGFAF; from the coding sequence TTGCGTAGGTACATACTCGTTGCATTCATCCTGATCGTCTGCTCGGCTGCCGTGCGGCCGCTGCGTGCGCAGGAAGCTGACTCGGCCGTCGCTCCTGCCGAGGCGGTCGATTCATTGCACCATTCCTGGTTCTATCATTTTCTGTTCGATTCGACGTTTGCAAGCCGTGTGCCGGTCTCGGGCGACTTCGATCACATCGATCAGATCGTGCACTATGTGGGCGGACTGACCGTCATCGATATCGCACACAATGCATTTGCCGGCGAGATTGCAGATTCCAATTGTGTGGCCCGCTTCGTCGATATTCGTTGCTCCGACGAACAGGAATACACCGAGATCGAGCGAAGCGCCGACGATACCGTAGATGTGCGCATCTATCAGCGTGACCGCAGCACCGGCGGCAAAGGCGGCAAGCCGATCTTCGAGCATCAGTTCACCGCCGATAAGACCGATGAGATTCGCATCCATCTGCGTGGCGAAGATGATTATGCCATCGCGCGTGGTTCGGTTGCATCGAGTATCGATGTTGCGGTGGTCGGTGGCAGCGGAAACGACGAGTTGGTCGATAGTTCGCGTGTGAGCGGCTATCTGTGGCATATCTTGCCGATCGCAAAAGATCAGAAGAAAACCTACTTCTTTGGTGAGCCGAACGAGACGAACTTCGTCTATTCGCCGAGCACGGTGATCGACAGTAAGCACTCGGTCTTCGACGACTCGGACGTCGCAGAGCCGCTCGTGCGCGATTGGGGCCATGCGTGGCACTATCACCCTTCTCTTGGCTTCACGACGGATGACGGCGCGATCACCGGTGCCGGCGGCACGCTCATCGAATATGGATTCCGAGATATCCCGAGTTTCATGACGATGTCGCTTGAGGGCGTATTCGCGACTAAAGCAAAGCACTATGATGTGCGGCTCAATACGACATTCTACAATGTGCTCGGTGGTGAGTTGCTGCTCGATGCACATGCATCGACGCTCGGAAGGCTTGGGTTCTTCGGCTATGGTAATGAGACGACGCTCGAGTCGGCCCGATACGACACGAACGATTATCGCCTGAACGAACGAGCCTTCTCGTTTGCGCCGACCTACAAACATTCGATTGTCGAGAATACATCGCTCTGGGGCTCGGCAGCGATCCGTTCGGTTACGGTGGACGGTAATCCATATCGTGACTCGACCTTCCTCAAGCGCCGCCATGACTATGGCGTCGGAACGCTGAATACTCTTGCGCTCTCCTATGGGGGTGTGTTCGATTCTCGCAACGGCTTGCATGCGCCAACCAGCGGACTCTATGCAGCATTTTCCGGCGAATGGGTGCCGGAGGTATTGGATAATACATACGCGTACACTCGCTTGCATACCGATATTCGCGGCTATCTCACAGCAGAGCTCGGCACACCGGTGACGCTTGCCTTGCGGGCCGACGTGGAGAAAATCTTCGGCGAACATCCCTTCAATGAATCTGCATTTCTCGGCAGTGCGACGATGCTGCGCGGATATTACCGCGATCGTTTCGCCGGCGTGCAGTCATTACTCGCCTCGGCCGATCTTCGTATCCAGATTGCACGAGTACATGTATTCGAACCGACCACGATCGGTATCCTCGGTTTCATCGATGCCGGTCGCGTCTATGTCGATAACGATTTCTCGAATACGTGGCATACGTCCGTCGGCGGCGGATTGTGGTTCGCTCCGGTGACAAGCGAGCACACGGTTGCACTGACGTTAGCGCATTCGAGCGAGGCAACGCAGATATACCTCACCACGGGCTTCGCGTTCTAA
- the ppk1 gene encoding polyphosphate kinase 1, with protein sequence MPASQKTINREISWLQFNERVLQEAADPRNPLFERIKFLAIYSSNLDEFFRVRVASLRSLLNSKKAAKSGLDLEPEKLLKKIHKIVRAQQEIFGKIFQTKIVPGLHKHRIYLVNETQLTPTQNEQVRAYFRETVLPTLDPVFLNNPALQPFLKNRSLYFVIELATRADGNYPNAGDVQFAILEIPTDKLPRFYTLPNDGKDTHILFIDDVIRVSLKEMFPRHDVLGAYSFKLTRDAELHIEDEFQGDLLAMIKESLGSRRKGVPSRFLYDPAMPQDAIRYLAKKFKLTEDDLIPGGRYHNFSDLMSFPNPGIASLENKPLPTLACTEFADATTIVSAIESRDVLVTYPYQSYEYVVRFIREAAADASVIAVKITLYRVANNSEVVEALKECAKAGKEVTAFVEIKARFDEERNLFWAGELERGGVRVLYSFPGLKVHGKMCIVTRMIAGEKKRYCYLATGNFNEKTAKLYGDFGFFTTDPRITKEVKEVFQILGRKERSTDFDHLLVSPFTMRKQLTKFIDKEIKNVKEGGKGRILLKLNSLEDEEMIAKLYEASTAGVKVQLIIRGVCCAVVGASPYSTNIRGISIVDRYLEHARVYYFYNGGNERLYLSSADWMTRNLSHRIEVGFPVYDERIREQIRALLDLQLRDNVKARVLTKGKMNRYKSTRADTPKVQSQIEIHKLLRTKHKPL encoded by the coding sequence ATGCCGGCGTCGCAAAAGACGATTAACCGCGAGATTAGCTGGCTGCAGTTCAACGAACGCGTCCTGCAAGAAGCCGCCGATCCGCGTAACCCACTATTCGAGCGGATCAAATTTCTCGCAATCTATTCGTCGAATCTCGACGAGTTCTTCCGCGTGCGGGTGGCATCGCTTCGGAGCCTGCTCAATAGCAAGAAAGCGGCAAAGAGCGGACTGGACCTCGAACCGGAAAAGCTGCTGAAGAAGATTCATAAGATCGTTCGCGCGCAACAGGAAATCTTTGGCAAGATATTTCAAACGAAGATCGTCCCGGGACTGCACAAGCATCGCATTTATCTCGTCAACGAAACACAGTTAACGCCAACCCAGAACGAACAGGTGCGGGCCTATTTCCGTGAAACGGTATTGCCGACCCTCGACCCGGTCTTTCTCAATAATCCAGCGCTGCAACCGTTTCTGAAGAATCGCTCGCTCTATTTTGTGATCGAGTTGGCGACTCGGGCTGACGGAAATTATCCGAATGCCGGAGACGTGCAATTTGCGATTCTCGAGATCCCAACCGATAAACTCCCACGGTTTTATACGCTCCCGAACGACGGCAAGGATACGCATATCCTGTTCATCGACGATGTGATCCGTGTGTCGCTCAAAGAAATGTTTCCTCGGCACGATGTACTCGGTGCGTATTCGTTCAAGCTCACCCGCGACGCGGAATTGCACATCGAAGATGAATTCCAGGGTGACCTTCTCGCAATGATTAAAGAGAGTTTGGGAAGTCGAAGGAAGGGCGTGCCGTCGCGATTTCTATACGATCCGGCGATGCCACAGGATGCAATACGCTACCTTGCTAAGAAATTCAAGCTCACTGAGGACGATCTGATTCCCGGCGGTCGGTATCACAACTTCAGCGATCTGATGAGTTTCCCGAACCCAGGGATCGCATCGCTCGAAAACAAACCGCTGCCGACACTCGCGTGTACCGAGTTTGCCGATGCCACAACGATTGTTTCTGCGATCGAATCGCGCGATGTACTCGTAACCTATCCGTACCAGTCGTATGAGTATGTCGTTCGGTTCATTCGCGAAGCCGCGGCAGATGCATCTGTGATTGCGGTGAAGATCACATTATATCGCGTTGCGAATAACTCCGAAGTGGTCGAGGCATTGAAGGAATGCGCAAAAGCCGGTAAAGAAGTGACGGCGTTCGTCGAGATCAAAGCCCGATTCGACGAGGAGCGGAATCTCTTCTGGGCCGGCGAGCTCGAACGCGGCGGCGTTCGGGTCCTCTATAGCTTTCCTGGGCTGAAAGTACACGGGAAGATGTGTATTGTCACGCGTATGATCGCAGGAGAAAAGAAACGCTATTGCTATCTTGCAACCGGCAACTTCAACGAGAAGACAGCGAAACTCTACGGTGATTTCGGTTTCTTCACGACCGACCCGCGCATTACGAAAGAAGTAAAAGAGGTCTTTCAAATCCTTGGCCGCAAGGAGCGCTCGACCGATTTCGACCATCTGCTCGTATCGCCGTTCACGATGCGCAAGCAATTAACGAAGTTCATCGATAAGGAGATTAAGAACGTCAAAGAGGGCGGGAAGGGACGTATCCTTCTGAAGCTCAATTCGCTTGAGGATGAGGAGATGATCGCGAAGCTCTACGAAGCGAGTACGGCCGGGGTGAAGGTGCAGCTCATCATTCGCGGTGTGTGCTGTGCGGTCGTTGGAGCATCGCCCTATAGCACAAATATTCGTGGGATTAGTATCGTCGATCGATATCTTGAACACGCACGTGTGTACTATTTCTACAACGGCGGTAACGAACGGCTCTATTTGTCGAGTGCGGATTGGATGACTCGTAACCTCTCCCATCGTATCGAAGTCGGCTTCCCCGTCTATGACGAGCGAATCCGAGAGCAGATCCGTGCGTTACTGGACCTGCAACTTCGCGACAACGTCAAGGCACGTGTGCTGACGAAAGGCAAGATGAATCGCTATAAGAGTACCCGTGCCGATACGCCGAAGGTGCAGTCACAGATCGAGATCCACAAGCTTCTGCGAACGAAGCACAAACCGCTTTGA
- a CDS encoding adenylate/guanylate cyclase domain-containing protein, with translation MNRTRTYILFALAGIVVGGALPALLYGFASRSMTNGMIMGIAIAVTLAYLDLEILARRLRRIPFLSALVVRTTLQIAVVVFYAVFFELGLRMIRDGSSLLQAYREPSTQQFLFGGDLLYIVVYALTAAFLINMIRQMSRMLGQNVLINMVIGRYARPIEEERIFMFLDLDASTTLAERLGNIRFHELIDDYIFDITPAIVESRGEIYQYVGDEIVVTWKLDSHHRSTGNCLECFFRICRIMDELSPKYLQKYGMVPGFKAGMHCGTVIAGQIGDVKQEIVFQGDVVNTSSRIKEKCHSLGAIILVSRELLDALPMERLPYHADRVGSFLLKGKEHEVELYSVAAA, from the coding sequence GTGAACCGGACACGCACCTATATTCTTTTCGCACTTGCCGGCATTGTAGTCGGTGGTGCGTTGCCTGCCCTCCTGTATGGGTTTGCGAGTCGTTCGATGACCAATGGGATGATCATGGGTATCGCTATTGCGGTGACGCTCGCATACCTCGATCTTGAAATTCTTGCCCGGCGCCTGCGGCGAATCCCGTTTCTCTCTGCATTGGTCGTTCGCACGACGCTTCAGATCGCGGTAGTAGTATTTTATGCGGTGTTCTTCGAGCTGGGACTTCGGATGATTCGCGACGGCAGTTCGTTGCTGCAAGCATACCGCGAACCGAGCACGCAACAATTTCTCTTCGGCGGCGACTTGCTCTATATCGTCGTGTATGCACTCACGGCAGCATTCTTGATCAACATGATTCGCCAAATGAGCCGCATGCTCGGGCAGAATGTGCTCATCAATATGGTCATCGGCCGCTACGCACGCCCGATCGAAGAAGAGCGCATTTTTATGTTTCTCGATCTGGATGCGTCGACAACGCTTGCCGAGCGTCTTGGAAACATCCGGTTCCACGAACTGATCGACGATTATATCTTCGATATCACACCCGCTATCGTCGAAAGTCGCGGAGAGATATACCAATATGTCGGCGACGAGATCGTTGTCACATGGAAGCTCGACAGCCATCACCGATCTACCGGCAACTGCCTCGAGTGTTTCTTCCGCATCTGCCGTATCATGGACGAGCTCTCGCCGAAGTACCTGCAGAAATACGGGATGGTACCGGGATTCAAAGCGGGGATGCATTGCGGTACGGTGATCGCGGGGCAAATCGGCGATGTTAAACAAGAGATCGTCTTCCAGGGCGACGTCGTCAATACATCCTCGCGTATCAAAGAGAAATGTCATTCACTCGGCGCGATCATTCTCGTCAGTCGCGAACTTCTCGATGCCCTCCCGATGGAACGCCTGCCATATCATGCCGACCGCGTCGGTTCGTTCCTCCTCAAAGGCAAGGAGCACGAGGTGGAGTTGTACAGCGTGGCGGCGGCGTAA
- a CDS encoding HD domain-containing protein, whose protein sequence is MTEHHDIIARTEEFVFDLFKHKLPDYLVYHTYAHSESVTKTARKLAQDTELGEEGVEVVMLASLLHDTGYTELYKGHEEISVRIAAEYLRSQAYAQEKIEVVLGCIRATRIPQSPRNILEEIVADADLASLGKKSFFEQSELLRIEWERAQGRHYTDEEWLEQNIDLLSKHTFFTRAAQERYAPRQAENLRRLYKQKTESAPPTVSESAPESAAPIQSAAPLQSPDLSLLMLMTDKSVRLIELANRRAQFFLVANIVLLLVLANDALRVGHTSIFGKPYILFAPCFLLSLFASIRSLSYRVTDHSGQLTAERLHTELDELGHSAERKEATNQWVTLWFVLGIVVGVITHLLVWFYPQTMRY, encoded by the coding sequence ATGACCGAGCACCACGATATTATCGCGCGCACCGAGGAGTTCGTTTTCGATCTCTTCAAGCACAAGCTGCCGGACTACCTCGTCTACCACACCTACGCTCATTCCGAGTCCGTCACCAAGACGGCTCGCAAGCTGGCGCAGGATACGGAGTTGGGCGAGGAAGGAGTGGAGGTCGTCATGCTTGCGTCGTTGTTGCACGACACGGGGTACACGGAGCTGTACAAAGGTCACGAAGAAATCAGTGTTCGGATTGCTGCCGAGTACTTACGTTCGCAGGCATACGCGCAGGAGAAGATCGAAGTCGTTCTCGGCTGCATCCGTGCAACACGGATCCCGCAATCTCCACGTAATATTCTCGAAGAGATTGTTGCCGACGCCGACCTGGCATCGCTTGGCAAGAAAAGCTTCTTCGAGCAGAGCGAGCTCCTGCGCATCGAATGGGAACGCGCACAGGGTCGCCACTATACCGATGAAGAGTGGCTGGAGCAGAATATCGATCTCCTCTCGAAGCACACCTTCTTTACCCGTGCGGCGCAAGAACGATATGCGCCCAGACAAGCGGAGAATCTCAGGAGACTCTACAAACAGAAGACGGAATCCGCACCACCGACAGTCAGTGAATCCGCCCCTGAGTCTGCGGCGCCCATCCAGTCTGCCGCACCTCTACAATCGCCGGACCTTTCGCTCCTGATGCTTATGACGGACAAAAGTGTCCGTCTGATCGAGCTTGCCAACCGAAGGGCTCAATTTTTCCTCGTTGCGAATATTGTGTTGCTGCTCGTACTCGCGAACGATGCATTACGTGTAGGGCATACGTCTATCTTCGGAAAACCGTATATCCTGTTCGCTCCTTGTTTCTTGCTATCGTTGTTCGCCAGCATTCGGTCACTCTCGTATCGTGTTACCGACCATAGCGGTCAGCTCACAGCCGAACGTTTACACACCGAGCTTGACGAACTCGGACACTCCGCCGAACGCAAAGAAGCTACGAACCAATGGGTGACTCTCTGGTTCGTGCTTGGTATTGTGGTCGGAGTAATTACACACCTGCTCGTGTGGTTCTATCCGCAAACGATGCGCTACTAA